The following are encoded in a window of Limibacter armeniacum genomic DNA:
- a CDS encoding fibronectin type III domain-containing protein encodes MLLSIKKAFMLILIMQIPMFIMYSKCQTLYRANNLDSGTWPLSTQTYDWTNYVTPLQDNTTYFASTSQTGGSWNTSDLGISYQDTDEESAVQEVLNDWDNGDIMVIDDDITTFAISGLDTRLEFVKDDLTKTLFIISGTGVLRFYGSNRLVLPDNSKVVILEGGSITALNLLPGLFPTYIETTSGEEIWDYNDDGTVNGPVIMDGTGVEVLPIKLIFFSAKKQSESVILTWATASEKNNDYFEIQRSTDGKTYETIGKINGNGTTQSRVNYKYTDNPPVGILYYRLKQIDYNGLYEYFNLKYIHQINEKIDITLLGNPITNHQAKLQVNSPQSMKMQMRFISLDGKVIHQEYKEIPSGTTVLMIHLPALSPSNIILHIVTPNDQKSLKISIP; translated from the coding sequence ATGTTACTATCAATCAAAAAGGCTTTTATGCTCATACTCATTATGCAAATACCCATGTTCATTATGTATTCGAAATGCCAAACATTATACAGAGCAAATAATCTGGATTCTGGAACATGGCCTCTGAGTACACAAACATATGACTGGACTAATTATGTAACTCCCCTTCAAGATAATACGACTTATTTTGCATCTACAAGTCAAACTGGAGGGAGTTGGAACACAAGTGACTTAGGTATAAGTTATCAAGACACAGATGAAGAGAGCGCAGTACAAGAAGTTTTAAATGATTGGGATAATGGTGATATAATGGTGATTGATGACGATATAACAACGTTTGCTATTTCAGGTTTAGATACTAGGTTGGAATTTGTAAAAGATGACTTGACCAAGACATTATTCATTATTTCAGGTACAGGAGTTCTTAGATTTTATGGCTCAAACCGGTTAGTTCTTCCTGATAATTCTAAGGTAGTCATACTAGAAGGTGGCAGCATAACAGCATTAAATCTACTTCCTGGTCTCTTTCCTACTTATATTGAAACAACCAGCGGAGAGGAAATTTGGGATTATAACGATGATGGTACAGTAAACGGCCCTGTGATTATGGATGGAACTGGAGTAGAAGTACTTCCCATTAAACTCATTTTTTTTTCTGCCAAAAAACAATCCGAGAGCGTAATACTTACTTGGGCTACTGCATCTGAAAAGAACAATGATTATTTTGAAATCCAACGGTCAACAGATGGCAAAACCTATGAAACTATTGGTAAAATAAATGGTAATGGTACAACACAGTCTAGAGTTAATTATAAATATACCGATAACCCTCCTGTTGGTATTCTTTATTACCGATTAAAGCAAATAGATTACAATGGGTTGTATGAGTATTTTAATCTAAAATACATCCATCAGATTAATGAAAAAATAGATATCACCCTTTTAGGAAACCCTATCACAAACCATCAAGCTAAATTACAGGTCAATAGCCCCCAGTCAATGAAAATGCAAATGCGATTCATTAGTCTGGATGGAAAAGTGATACATCAGGAATATAAAGAAATCCCATCAGGTACAACTGTACTAATGATTCATCTACCTGCACTTTCACCAAGCAATATTATACTCCACATCGTAACTCCCAACGATCAAAAGTCTCTAAAAATTTCTATCCCATAA
- a CDS encoding fibronectin type III domain-containing protein: MKKLQILFTIVSILSFQLVSAQSTYRSNAGGCLDGCNWTIATTWQDLVQGAPSSSTSNDSIFITNPGESETPATSHTPTQVMASDQYVYHDGDLIIGSGTTLIIEGVLLVNGNFSVDGATVNIGANGALVVTESIQVNNLGEVNNSNYIVAYGDIIVSQQGNVNIDNTSGSIVTFGTYTDSKAGPQSNTDNTGGNIYAENVNSTGGDIEGNSPKNTSSIEGDDSELYNLILEANEKTGNSVLPVELIFMSAQPNSEGGVHLTWATASEVNNDYFEIQRSTDGKHFTSIGFVEGNGTAQQRIDYSYFDAETLNGNLFYRLKQVDYNGAFEYFHLVVNHTQPEKWNIKALANNTSTQGHLKIQLYSPDTQDMQISLMNINGTVLYHQTISAQQGQSLFTIPHNKFSKGIMVLTVYSKDQKKSIKIIR, from the coding sequence ATGAAAAAATTACAGATCCTATTTACTATCGTTTCAATATTATCATTTCAATTAGTTTCAGCACAGTCTACCTATAGAAGTAATGCTGGCGGATGTTTAGATGGCTGTAATTGGACTATAGCCACAACATGGCAAGACCTAGTACAAGGAGCCCCTTCGTCCTCCACTTCCAATGACAGTATTTTTATCACAAACCCTGGTGAGAGTGAAACTCCTGCCACTTCACACACCCCAACACAAGTCATGGCAAGTGACCAATATGTCTATCATGATGGCGACCTTATTATCGGGTCAGGTACCACGCTGATCATAGAAGGGGTATTGTTGGTGAATGGTAACTTTTCTGTTGATGGTGCTACCGTAAATATTGGAGCTAACGGAGCCTTAGTAGTTACTGAAAGTATTCAGGTCAACAACTTGGGTGAGGTGAATAACAGTAATTATATTGTCGCTTATGGTGATATTATCGTATCTCAACAAGGAAATGTAAACATCGACAATACTTCCGGCAGCATTGTTACTTTTGGAACATACACAGACTCTAAAGCCGGTCCACAGTCAAACACAGACAACACTGGTGGTAATATTTATGCTGAAAACGTCAACAGTACAGGTGGCGACATTGAAGGTAACTCACCCAAGAATACATCTTCAATTGAAGGAGATGACTCAGAGTTATACAATCTTATACTTGAGGCAAATGAAAAGACAGGAAATTCTGTACTTCCAGTTGAATTGATATTCATGAGTGCTCAACCGAACAGCGAAGGTGGAGTACACCTGACATGGGCTACTGCTTCTGAAGTCAACAACGATTACTTCGAAATTCAACGCTCAACTGATGGCAAACACTTTACCTCTATTGGTTTTGTGGAGGGAAATGGAACAGCTCAACAACGCATTGACTACAGCTACTTTGACGCTGAAACCCTTAACGGAAATTTATTCTACAGATTAAAGCAAGTGGATTACAATGGTGCTTTTGAATACTTTCACCTTGTGGTAAACCATACCCAACCTGAAAAGTGGAACATTAAAGCCCTAGCCAATAATACATCAACACAAGGTCACCTAAAAATTCAACTTTACTCTCCTGATACACAGGACATGCAAATTAGCCTGATGAATATTAATGGAACTGTATTGTATCACCAAACAATCTCAGCTCAACAAGGACAATCACTATTTACAATCCCTCACAACAAGTTTTCTAAAGGCATAATGGTCCTTACGGTTTACTCAAAGGATCAAAAGAAATCCATTAAAATTATACGCTAA
- a CDS encoding phospho-sugar mutase, which translates to MDQEIKAKVDQWLEGSYDQDTKNEIKRLLQDNPTEAADSFYKELEFGTGGLRGIMGVGTNRMNKYTIGMATQGLANYLKKTVGGQEMKAAIAYDSRNNSDYFAEVTAKVFAANGIKVYLFDSLRPTPELSFAIRHLGCHTGVVLTASHNPKEYNGYKAYWADGGQLVPPHDKNVITEVQQIHSIEDVKWEGNEDLIEKISKEVDEPYLEMLEGNAISPETIKAEKDLKIVFTSIHGTGIVMVPEILKRLGFENVHVVEEQKEPNGNFPTVVYPNPEEAEALSIALKQAKELDADILLGTDPDADRVGIAIKNHKGEWVLLNGNQTAALLFNYVIENRKAEGLAKDNDFVCKTIVTTDLIDEFAKQQGMACYNVLTGFKFIAEVIKEKEGKENFIIGGEESYGYLVGDAVRDKDAVASAAMICEMAAHAKHQGKSLFDQLIDIYVKYGFYKEKLISITKKGMSGAEEIATMMKELRANPPASINGSELLEVRDYQSGIAKNIKTGEETAIDLPKSNVLQFFTADGSKISARPSGTEPKIKFYFSVNAKLDNKADFDKVDADLNDRIEGIIADMKLR; encoded by the coding sequence ATGGATCAAGAGATTAAAGCAAAAGTGGATCAGTGGCTTGAAGGAAGCTATGATCAAGATACCAAAAACGAAATCAAAAGACTGCTACAGGATAACCCTACTGAAGCAGCTGACAGCTTTTACAAAGAATTGGAGTTTGGTACAGGCGGCCTGAGAGGTATCATGGGCGTAGGTACCAACAGAATGAATAAATATACAATAGGTATGGCAACTCAAGGATTAGCCAATTACCTGAAAAAGACAGTTGGTGGTCAGGAAATGAAAGCGGCAATCGCATATGACAGCCGTAATAACAGTGATTATTTTGCTGAAGTGACAGCTAAAGTATTTGCTGCCAATGGTATCAAGGTCTATCTTTTTGATTCATTGAGACCAACTCCTGAACTGTCATTTGCTATCCGTCATTTAGGTTGTCATACAGGGGTAGTACTTACAGCTTCCCACAACCCAAAAGAGTACAACGGTTATAAGGCGTATTGGGCTGATGGCGGACAGTTGGTACCTCCACATGACAAGAATGTCATTACTGAGGTACAGCAAATCCATTCCATCGAAGATGTGAAATGGGAAGGCAATGAAGATCTGATTGAAAAAATCAGTAAAGAAGTGGATGAGCCTTATTTGGAAATGCTGGAAGGTAATGCGATTTCTCCTGAGACAATCAAGGCTGAAAAAGATTTGAAAATCGTTTTCACATCAATTCACGGTACTGGTATTGTGATGGTGCCAGAGATTCTGAAAAGATTAGGTTTTGAGAATGTACACGTTGTTGAAGAGCAGAAGGAGCCAAATGGAAACTTCCCAACGGTAGTTTATCCTAACCCTGAAGAAGCTGAAGCCTTGAGCATTGCTCTTAAACAGGCAAAAGAACTGGATGCAGATATTCTTTTAGGTACTGACCCAGATGCTGACAGAGTAGGTATTGCTATCAAGAACCATAAAGGCGAATGGGTACTTTTGAACGGTAACCAAACAGCTGCGTTGCTTTTCAATTATGTAATTGAGAATCGAAAAGCGGAAGGACTAGCAAAGGACAATGACTTTGTTTGTAAGACCATTGTGACAACAGACCTGATAGATGAGTTTGCTAAGCAACAAGGAATGGCTTGTTACAATGTTTTGACGGGCTTCAAGTTTATTGCAGAGGTAATCAAGGAGAAAGAAGGTAAGGAAAACTTCATTATTGGAGGTGAGGAATCGTATGGATACTTGGTAGGAGATGCAGTTCGTGACAAGGATGCAGTTGCCTCAGCGGCCATGATCTGTGAGATGGCAGCACATGCCAAGCACCAAGGGAAGTCGCTGTTCGATCAGTTGATTGATATTTATGTGAAGTATGGCTTCTATAAGGAAAAGCTTATTTCTATTACCAAAAAAGGAATGAGTGGTGCTGAGGAAATTGCCACTATGATGAAAGAACTGAGAGCAAATCCTCCTGCGAGTATCAATGGCTCTGAACTACTCGAAGTTAGAGATTACCAGTCAGGTATTGCAAAGAATATTAAAACAGGTGAGGAAACGGCAATTGACTTACCAAAATCAAATGTATTACAGTTCTTTACAGCCGACGGCTCAAAAATCTCTGCACGTCCATCAGGTACAGAACCGAAAATCAAGTTCTATTTCAGCGTTAATGCCAAGCTAGACAATAAAGCGGACTTTGATAAAGTGGATGCTGACTTGAATGATAGAATAGAAGGAATTATTGCAGATATGAAACTGAGATAA
- a CDS encoding fibronectin type III domain-containing protein: MKTFTLLLPLVFFCLAFPFQGYAQDIPDIRDRGIIVLPEVITQNRLINDVNNVFITKQQMDEGDLSIIGSELNIAENNVVIVNGNMEVTQSVGGTGGGGVKVSKVINNGVLIVLGDLSIREGQNINNQNTLENSGEGSILIVGNLFSREFTEIINEGTLISSTANTAQSDELTQRITLPDNEDTPIDGEINPSLIDALTELQFNTSITTEIATALVAPAAILPVELIFFSANFTVDGILLKWATASEVNNDFFEVERSADGANFEVIGKVEGNGNTQYRIDYEFNDRFPLGGVSYYRLRQQDFNSDFEYSPIVKVSNQENGLSVTNLSGNPVSQDQLALQVYTPSSTSLIIQVMDLHGRVILEQKQMFEEGFTTFRLPVPLPQGPSVLQAIDQHEKIILKLIKQ; the protein is encoded by the coding sequence ATGAAAACATTTACCTTACTCCTGCCTTTAGTCTTCTTCTGTCTTGCATTTCCGTTTCAGGGTTATGCACAAGATATTCCTGACATCAGAGACCGAGGTATTATTGTCTTGCCAGAGGTCATTACACAAAACAGACTAATCAATGATGTCAACAATGTATTCATCACCAAACAACAGATGGATGAAGGTGATCTTTCTATTATTGGTTCAGAACTGAATATTGCAGAAAACAACGTGGTAATCGTCAATGGCAATATGGAGGTAACTCAATCTGTCGGCGGTACAGGCGGTGGAGGTGTCAAAGTCAGTAAAGTCATTAACAATGGTGTTCTGATTGTTTTAGGTGATTTAAGTATTAGAGAAGGTCAGAATATCAATAATCAGAATACCCTCGAAAACTCAGGGGAAGGAAGCATTCTTATAGTTGGAAATCTTTTCAGCCGAGAATTCACAGAAATCATCAATGAAGGCACTTTGATTTCATCGACTGCCAATACTGCACAAAGTGATGAGCTAACACAAAGAATTACGCTACCTGACAATGAAGACACTCCCATCGATGGAGAAATCAATCCATCCTTGATTGATGCATTGACAGAACTTCAGTTCAATACCAGTATCACAACTGAGATTGCAACAGCTTTGGTAGCACCTGCAGCCATATTACCTGTTGAATTGATTTTCTTTTCCGCTAATTTTACTGTGGACGGTATCCTGCTAAAATGGGCAACTGCATCTGAGGTTAACAATGATTTTTTTGAAGTTGAACGTTCAGCTGATGGCGCCAACTTTGAAGTTATTGGAAAGGTAGAAGGAAATGGCAATACCCAATACCGAATTGACTATGAATTCAATGATAGATTTCCCCTTGGAGGTGTATCCTATTATCGGCTAAGACAGCAAGATTTCAACAGCGATTTTGAATACTCCCCAATAGTAAAAGTCAGTAATCAGGAAAATGGTCTGTCAGTTACCAACTTGTCAGGAAATCCCGTTTCTCAAGATCAGCTTGCACTACAAGTCTATACACCTTCATCCACATCACTGATCATTCAAGTCATGGACCTACACGGGAGAGTTATTCTGGAGCAAAAACAGATGTTCGAAGAGGGATTTACCACATTTAGACTGCCAGTTCCGCTCCCTCAAGGTCCTTCCGTTTTGCAGGCTATAGACCAACATGAAAAAATTATTCTAAAGTTGATCAAACAATAA
- the ileS gene encoding isoleucine--tRNA ligase — MGYKEYKGLDLVAVNKEVRQFWETNDIFQKSITSREGNPSFVFYEGPPSANGAPGIHHVMGRTVKDIFCRYKTLKGFQVNRKGGWDTHGLPVELKVEKELGITKEDIGTKISVAEYNEACKKTVMEFKEQWDNLTQEMGYWVDLDDPYITFERNYMETLWWLLKQLYNKDMLYKGYTIQPYSPAAGTGLSSHELNQPGCYRDVKDTTVTAQFKVIRNEQSEALFSDVHGDLFFLAWTTTPWTLSSNAALAVGENITYAKVQTWNQYTFEPITVILAKDRINAYFSKKQQDADFDAYQAGDKVIPFKVVAEYKGNELTEAKYEQLLPYVQPEDADKAFRVIPGDFVTTEDGTGIVHIAPTFGADDMRVAQKAGVPAIIVKDEQGNALPLVDKTGRYVAEMGEFGSQFVKEEYEEEAAKADGYKSMDVRLAIHLKELNRAFDVKKYEHSYPHCWRTDKPILYYPLDSWFIRTTAVKDKLVALNKTIRWQPEATGTGRFGNWLENLVDWNLSRSRYWGTPLPIWRTEDGTEEICIGSVEELRTEVKKAVEAGVMSSDSEYIQNGELIAEIDLHRPHVDHLILVSESGRPMTRETDLIDVWFDSGAMPFAQWHYPFENKETFQNLFPADFIAEGVDQTRGWFFTLHAIATMIGESVAFKNVISNGLVLDKNGEKMSKRKGNVIDPFETMGKYGADATRWYMIENANPWDNLKFALEGLDETRRKFFGTLYNTYSFFALYANLDNFTFAEAEVPMEQRTESDRWIISKLNTLIKEVESAFDNLEPTRAARAIQSFTIDDLSNWYVRLNRKRFWKGEYGTDKMAAYQTLYTCLETIAKLMSPIAPFYAERLYQDLNGVTNRNEAESVHTVLYPEANETVINKDLEEQMALAQNISSLTHSIRKKERLKVRQPLQRILIPDVNAKVTAQIKHVEDIIKSETNIKAVEFLTEEDAGMFVKKIKPNFPVLGKKFGKLMKGIAATVNQMDQEAIKNFETSQEFAFEVNGETVSLTLEDVIIESDDIPGWSIAKDSGITVALDITLTDALKQEGIARDLINKIQNIRKDMGLEVQDKINVQVEKGDTTVAEAVETFKDYICTETQIVDLSLNDSVSNATDVELDDVTVKLTVAKA, encoded by the coding sequence ATGGGATATAAAGAATACAAAGGTCTCGATTTGGTGGCGGTAAATAAGGAAGTCCGCCAGTTCTGGGAAACCAACGACATTTTCCAAAAATCAATTACTTCCAGAGAAGGCAACCCTTCTTTCGTATTCTATGAAGGACCTCCTTCAGCCAATGGCGCACCAGGTATTCACCACGTAATGGGTAGAACCGTAAAGGATATTTTTTGTCGCTACAAAACGCTGAAAGGTTTTCAGGTTAACCGTAAAGGCGGTTGGGATACACACGGTTTGCCTGTTGAACTAAAAGTTGAGAAGGAACTAGGCATTACTAAGGAAGATATTGGCACCAAAATCTCGGTAGCAGAGTACAACGAGGCCTGTAAGAAAACCGTGATGGAGTTCAAGGAACAATGGGACAACCTGACTCAGGAGATGGGCTATTGGGTAGACTTGGATGATCCGTACATCACATTTGAAAGAAACTACATGGAAACCCTTTGGTGGTTGCTTAAGCAACTTTACAACAAAGATATGTTGTACAAAGGGTATACAATTCAACCATATTCACCTGCTGCAGGTACAGGACTTAGTTCCCACGAGCTGAACCAGCCTGGCTGTTACCGTGACGTAAAAGACACAACAGTTACGGCTCAGTTCAAGGTAATTCGCAATGAACAGTCAGAGGCATTGTTCAGTGATGTACATGGAGACTTGTTCTTCCTTGCATGGACGACTACTCCTTGGACACTTTCTTCAAACGCTGCGTTAGCCGTTGGTGAAAACATCACTTATGCCAAGGTTCAAACTTGGAACCAATACACCTTTGAGCCAATCACGGTTATTTTGGCTAAAGACCGTATCAATGCTTACTTCAGCAAAAAACAACAGGATGCTGACTTTGATGCTTATCAAGCCGGTGACAAGGTAATCCCATTCAAGGTTGTTGCTGAATACAAAGGCAATGAACTGACTGAAGCAAAATACGAACAACTGTTACCGTATGTACAGCCAGAAGATGCTGACAAGGCATTCAGAGTAATTCCTGGTGACTTCGTTACGACTGAAGATGGTACAGGTATCGTTCATATTGCTCCTACATTTGGTGCAGACGATATGCGTGTAGCTCAGAAAGCAGGTGTTCCTGCAATCATTGTAAAGGATGAGCAAGGAAATGCACTTCCGCTTGTTGATAAAACAGGTCGTTACGTAGCTGAAATGGGCGAATTTGGTAGCCAATTCGTCAAAGAAGAATACGAAGAGGAAGCTGCAAAAGCAGACGGTTACAAGTCAATGGATGTACGTTTAGCCATCCACTTGAAAGAGCTAAACCGTGCCTTCGATGTTAAGAAATACGAGCACAGTTACCCACACTGCTGGAGAACAGACAAGCCAATCCTATACTATCCACTGGATTCATGGTTTATCCGTACAACAGCTGTAAAGGACAAACTGGTAGCACTCAATAAAACAATCCGCTGGCAACCAGAAGCAACCGGTACAGGTCGTTTCGGTAACTGGTTGGAAAACTTGGTGGACTGGAACCTGTCTCGTTCAAGATACTGGGGTACACCTCTCCCTATCTGGAGAACAGAAGATGGTACAGAAGAGATTTGTATTGGATCTGTTGAAGAGCTGAGAACTGAAGTGAAGAAAGCAGTTGAAGCTGGCGTAATGTCATCAGACTCTGAATATATCCAAAATGGTGAACTGATCGCTGAAATTGACCTTCACAGACCACATGTAGATCACCTGATCTTGGTAAGTGAAAGTGGCAGACCAATGACACGTGAGACTGACCTTATTGACGTTTGGTTTGATTCAGGTGCCATGCCGTTTGCTCAATGGCACTATCCATTTGAGAACAAGGAAACATTCCAAAACCTGTTCCCTGCTGACTTTATTGCAGAGGGTGTTGACCAGACTCGTGGATGGTTCTTTACACTACACGCCATCGCTACCATGATTGGTGAAAGTGTTGCCTTCAAGAACGTGATCTCAAACGGTCTGGTATTGGACAAGAACGGTGAGAAAATGTCCAAGCGTAAAGGTAACGTGATTGATCCATTTGAAACAATGGGCAAATACGGTGCTGACGCAACTCGCTGGTACATGATCGAGAATGCCAACCCTTGGGACAACCTGAAGTTTGCCCTTGAAGGTTTGGATGAAACGAGACGTAAGTTCTTCGGAACGCTTTACAATACATATTCATTCTTTGCGCTGTATGCTAACTTGGATAACTTCACTTTTGCTGAAGCCGAGGTGCCAATGGAGCAAAGAACGGAGTCAGACAGATGGATTATCTCTAAGCTGAACACATTGATCAAGGAAGTTGAAAGTGCTTTTGACAACCTTGAGCCTACAAGAGCTGCCAGAGCAATCCAGTCATTCACAATTGATGACCTGTCTAACTGGTATGTACGTCTGAACCGTAAGCGTTTCTGGAAAGGTGAATATGGCACAGACAAAATGGCTGCTTACCAAACACTTTATACATGTTTGGAAACAATTGCCAAACTGATGTCTCCTATTGCTCCATTCTATGCAGAGCGTTTGTACCAAGATCTGAACGGTGTAACTAACCGTAATGAAGCAGAGTCAGTACATACAGTACTTTACCCTGAGGCGAACGAAACTGTAATCAACAAGGACTTGGAAGAGCAAATGGCTTTGGCTCAGAATATCTCTTCACTGACACACTCTATCCGTAAAAAGGAAAGATTGAAAGTGAGACAGCCACTGCAACGTATCCTGATTCCTGATGTAAATGCGAAAGTAACAGCTCAGATCAAGCACGTGGAAGACATCATCAAGTCTGAAACTAACATCAAAGCTGTTGAATTCCTGACAGAGGAAGATGCAGGAATGTTTGTCAAAAAGATCAAGCCTAACTTCCCGGTATTGGGTAAAAAGTTTGGAAAACTGATGAAAGGCATTGCCGCAACAGTCAACCAAATGGATCAGGAAGCCATTAAAAATTTCGAAACAAGCCAAGAATTTGCATTCGAAGTGAATGGTGAAACGGTAAGTCTGACCCTTGAAGATGTAATAATCGAGTCAGATGATATCCCAGGTTGGTCAATTGCCAAGGACTCTGGTATCACAGTCGCTTTGGACATTACATTGACAGATGCACTGAAACAAGAAGGTATCGCTCGTGACCTTATCAACAAGATCCAGAATATCCGTAAGGATATGGGATTGGAAGTACAGGACAAGATTAACGTACAAGTTGAAAAAGGTGATACAACAGTTGCTGAAGCTGTTGAAACATTCAAAGACTATATCTGTACGGAAACACAGATTGTAGACCTTTCATTGAATGATTCTGTGAGTAACGCCACTGATGTTGAACTGGACGATGTCACTGTCAAACTAACAGTAGCGAAAGCATAA
- a CDS encoding fibronectin type III domain-containing protein, with protein MKNKLFTIIILILSYSFGYSQCTETVGNTVYIKCDGTYDKSTVLSGGANIIVINEGVHATFNSWDTNPWNLELEVNGEITINSDVNIDDSRGKKLTIGSNGTMNVTGDLSISTTAEIYGKLYVGSPCSDCTSCTTGKFTLTNSGSSDLHAYPNSYIEVNNAEIGEGAILEGEFKSYCDFTIINSGGANLTLINGDLEIGGTLSIPDWAKYDDCGSCSTFINGDGSISAGAYDPDPELADWLSKNNYLAPCDRSYTVDNSAPSSGNYTIDTSMKGTLTIYDGQQVILDGTGGAISMKNIDMEGGSTIITKGDVSISNTFTATVEQGDTEDINIYFCETFTFPDNSGFKWYITLEKNSTQNVNIYGDFDCGDIKVQIDIQSGATGKLTVNGQEYTSSQSGKCTTILPVEMIFFSAKRQSSDVMLTWATASEVNNDYFEIQRSTDGKNFEIIGSVNGNGDSQARIDYEFIDTNAPKGTVYYRLKQVDYNGKFEYFNLFIKDSADKYLDITNLSGNPMSGQELKLQVYSATSQTVWFNLIGQNGTILHSEQRTVPTGVTLLTIGSDRIIPGIVLLQVIANDFQKTLKIIKQ; from the coding sequence ATGAAGAATAAACTTTTTACAATAATAATTTTAATTCTTTCTTACTCATTCGGCTACTCCCAATGCACTGAAACTGTAGGCAATACTGTATACATAAAATGTGATGGTACCTATGATAAATCAACTGTATTGTCAGGAGGAGCTAATATCATTGTAATCAACGAAGGAGTTCATGCCACCTTTAACAGCTGGGATACCAACCCATGGAATCTTGAGCTAGAAGTTAATGGTGAGATCACAATCAATTCAGATGTTAATATCGATGATTCGAGAGGAAAAAAACTGACTATTGGCAGTAATGGCACCATGAATGTAACAGGAGACCTCAGTATTTCAACAACTGCTGAAATCTATGGTAAACTGTATGTGGGCTCTCCTTGCTCTGATTGCACTAGCTGTACTACAGGTAAATTTACGTTGACAAATAGTGGAAGCAGTGACCTTCACGCCTACCCAAACTCGTACATTGAGGTCAATAATGCTGAAATTGGTGAAGGGGCTATCTTGGAAGGGGAATTCAAGTCTTATTGTGACTTTACAATTATCAACAGTGGTGGTGCTAACCTCACTCTGATTAACGGAGATCTTGAAATTGGAGGGACATTATCAATCCCTGACTGGGCTAAATATGACGACTGTGGAAGCTGTTCCACTTTCATAAATGGAGATGGTTCCATTTCTGCTGGTGCATATGATCCTGATCCAGAATTAGCTGACTGGTTGAGTAAAAACAACTATTTGGCACCATGTGATAGAAGTTACACTGTTGACAACTCAGCACCTTCAAGTGGTAACTATACCATTGACACAAGCATGAAAGGAACCCTCACTATCTATGATGGACAACAAGTAATCCTTGATGGAACAGGTGGAGCTATTAGCATGAAGAATATCGACATGGAGGGTGGTAGTACAATTATTACCAAAGGTGATGTTAGTATCAGTAACACATTTACAGCTACTGTAGAACAAGGTGATACTGAAGATATCAACATATACTTTTGTGAGACTTTTACATTTCCAGATAACAGTGGATTCAAATGGTACATAACTCTTGAGAAGAACAGTACACAAAATGTCAATATTTATGGTGACTTTGACTGTGGAGATATCAAGGTACAAATTGACATACAATCAGGTGCTACTGGTAAACTAACAGTCAACGGACAGGAGTATACATCTTCTCAGTCAGGTAAGTGTACTACAATTCTACCTGTGGAGATGATCTTCTTTTCTGCTAAACGTCAATCTTCTGATGTTATGCTTACTTGGGCAACCGCATCAGAAGTAAACAATGACTACTTTGAAATACAACGTTCCACTGATGGCAAAAACTTTGAAATCATTGGTTCTGTTAATGGAAACGGAGATAGTCAAGCAAGAATAGACTATGAGTTTATAGATACTAATGCTCCTAAAGGCACAGTTTATTACCGTCTGAAACAAGTAGATTACAATGGCAAGTTTGAGTATTTCAACCTGTTTATCAAAGACAGTGCAGACAAGTACCTTGATATCACCAACCTGTCAGGCAACCCGATGAGTGGACAAGAGCTCAAACTTCAGGTTTATAGTGCGACTTCTCAAACAGTATGGTTCAACCTGATCGGACAAAACGGTACAATACTGCACTCTGAACAGAGAACTGTACCAACAGGGGTAACCTTACTGACAATAGGCTCAGACAGGATTATTCCGGGAATTGTCTTACTACAGGTTATTGCCAATGACTTCCAAAAGACACTGAAAATAATAAAACAATAG